The following coding sequences are from one Bacteroidota bacterium window:
- a CDS encoding helix-turn-helix transcriptional regulator: MDIRRTVGDNIRGYRHKKNYTQEKLAVLSGLHINYISSVERGERNLGIVNLVKIAKALRIPSEYLLIPRSHESIGPAVNAAKKV, translated from the coding sequence GTGGATATTCGCAGAACTGTAGGGGATAATATTAGAGGCTACCGTCACAAGAAGAATTACACGCAGGAAAAACTTGCGGTGCTCTCAGGCTTGCACATCAACTACATTAGCTCGGTCGAGCGTGGTGAACGCAATCTTGGAATTGTCAATCTCGTAAAGATTGCAAAAGCTCTTCGAATTCCTTCCGAGTACTTACTCATTCCTCGTTCGCACGAATCAATTGGTCCGGCGGTCAACGCTGCAAAGAAGGTTTGA
- a CDS encoding sigma-70 family RNA polymerase sigma factor gives MRLIRRKGLAGTRADGMAAPREALSTAPHESATVLDAFADSLATPIAGATIASTATEPRYLSDEDLWQAFRSGEDAAFSMLYARYGDRLYAYLKFLLAHAPRHLDDVFQETWITVFKERGAFHANTTNAFSGWLFRVAHNLAISQVRRDQKTIPIDDLDFDSELIEGFVVEAAQETYGTPNPDEVMHQVSLAVEELPLLLREVFVLSEFDHLTLEQIGEMLGISRTNAKVRLFRARREIRERLANVLDL, from the coding sequence ATGCGATTAATCAGGAGGAAGGGTCTCGCGGGAACGCGCGCCGATGGAATGGCTGCGCCTCGCGAAGCTTTGTCTACCGCGCCGCATGAATCAGCCACCGTTCTGGATGCCTTCGCGGATTCGCTCGCAACTCCGATCGCCGGTGCCACCATTGCGAGCACAGCCACCGAGCCGCGCTATCTCAGCGATGAGGATCTCTGGCAAGCGTTCAGGTCCGGTGAAGATGCAGCGTTCAGTATGCTCTATGCCCGGTATGGCGACAGGCTCTATGCGTACCTGAAATTCTTGCTCGCCCATGCGCCCCGGCATTTGGACGATGTATTCCAGGAAACCTGGATCACGGTATTCAAGGAGCGTGGCGCGTTTCACGCAAATACGACCAATGCATTTAGTGGCTGGCTCTTTCGTGTTGCGCATAATCTTGCGATCAGTCAGGTGCGGCGCGATCAAAAGACAATTCCGATCGACGACCTCGATTTTGACAGCGAACTGATCGAAGGCTTTGTCGTGGAGGCCGCGCAGGAAACATACGGGACGCCGAATCCTGATGAGGTCATGCACCAGGTTTCTTTGGCTGTCGAAGAACTGCCGCTCCTATTGCGAGAAGTATTCGTGCTTTCGGAGTTCGATCATCTGACGCTCGAACAAATCGGTGAGATGCTCGGCATCTCACGCACGAATGCGAAGGTTCGGCTCTTCCGTGCCCGCCGCGAAATTCGCGAGCGACTGGCTAACGTTTTGGATTTATAA
- a CDS encoding DUF177 domain-containing protein, protein MDAAVLDYAPFEDTVRIHGSLVRAGEQIHLKATASAEGSFECTRCTEPFRRIIDAPIALEFVPPRLERDPNDPNVHVYDAAINAYLDITEDVRDALALAIPMKHLCRPDCKGLCPVCGKDLNKGPCGHLEQSEEEIKFPALKSLGERLRAEEGNAGPSEHGLSDRGQ, encoded by the coding sequence GTGGACGCCGCTGTTCTGGATTATGCGCCATTCGAAGACACCGTTCGAATCCACGGATCATTAGTCAGGGCTGGCGAACAAATACACCTGAAAGCGACGGCCTCGGCAGAAGGATCGTTCGAATGTACCCGATGCACCGAGCCATTTCGTCGCATAATCGACGCCCCAATCGCACTTGAATTCGTGCCTCCTCGACTGGAGCGGGACCCCAACGATCCTAACGTCCATGTGTATGATGCGGCAATCAATGCATATCTGGACATCACCGAAGATGTTCGCGATGCGCTGGCATTGGCCATCCCAATGAAACATCTCTGCCGGCCGGACTGCAAAGGGCTTTGCCCTGTCTGTGGAAAGGACCTCAACAAGGGTCCCTGTGGCCATTTGGAGCAGAGCGAGGAGGAAATCAAGTTTCCGGCACTCAAAAGTTTAGGTGAGCGTTTGCGTGCCGAAGAAGGGAATGCCGGGCCTTCCGAGCACGGGTTGTCCGACCGCGGACAGTAA
- the rpmF gene encoding 50S ribosomal protein L32 — translation MPNPTHRNSRTRRDKRRTHYKLSKPSFGNCPNCGSPKLQHTACASCGFYRGRSVFQPKVQS, via the coding sequence ATGCCAAATCCAACACATAGGAATTCACGGACCCGCCGCGATAAACGCCGGACCCATTACAAGCTTTCGAAGCCATCGTTTGGGAACTGCCCGAACTGCGGTTCGCCGAAACTACAACATACCGCGTGCGCGAGCTGCGGCTTTTACCGCGGTCGTTCGGTCTTCCAGCCGAAGGTCCAAAGCTGA